A window of the Bombina bombina isolate aBomBom1 chromosome 3, aBomBom1.pri, whole genome shotgun sequence genome harbors these coding sequences:
- the LOC128652447 gene encoding spidroin-1-like, which produces MSSRKRGPARQAEEHGFDEIVPPTPPKRPTQRSFNKGKGQANKGKGGAGKKGGGSVGPRDVSLSQPGCMGGVEAQAGTSGGREAPGERCEAGRGPAVTGGCEQAGALPALPPAAMAAVLALAQSLASVMPEAQGQGGSVALAGGGVVASGAGVSGTTRPHMAECAAGPSLSDGGSREMFSSSSSEEEECGRHLGGRVRGPEDTARDRSGPGNLGRLPVAGGAAEGSAQRRRQDLPVVIRAAGAAGSQQRGEEARPSTSAHAHTSTDGPVVWAQERQGLVEAGWRCESVGLRAVGPTQTAQADMSRGGTGAQAQGRHRASGHVRVSGAGRGMNMSSNTVRVMEASSGRSMGDVTGGRGRTHAGITHVSAHGSQCVTVGEDVYGCMVPGNMRLGGDRPGVAGGRPEAPQTALGQEAMIQRAVEIALREMARQQAPQGFSAHAQEGPGQELLIRRAVVAALGMDAGGDLRVEGRNRSFDAPPVAQSTPQVNLSPQVSSRNTSTMAAEASSALVVAGQCTEQREQAGSSSQAPIEADRSGSCEYYAPHTLHADTGSSSSVSGSDSGEDLGLVGKGQRRMFCWIKKMAAGQAKERDRAPGPAEGVQGPAGPGGAPPGAAVPRKVAAQGDTYPCLVHSLYGHLKAKTVKKIQEGRYVNVFDLSLDAFRAKERAQDGAGPKKKCAGLKHTRSG; this is translated from the coding sequence ATGTCATCCAGGAAGAGAGGACCTGCAAGACAAGCAGAGGAGCATGGGTTTGATGAAATTgttccccccacccctcccaaaaGGCCTACCCAGAGGAGTTTCAATAAGGGGAAAGGACAGGCTAATAAGGGGAAAGGTGGTGCAGGGAAAAAAGGGGGTGGCTCTGTAGGGCCCAGGGATGTGTCCCTTTCTCAGCCGGGGTGTATGGGCGGTGTGGAGGCCCAGGCCGGCACTAGTGGGGGGCGGGAGGCCCCTGGGGAGAGGTGTGAGGCGGGCAGGGGTCCAGCTGTCACCGGAGGGTGTGAACAGGCTGGGGCTTTGCCTGCATTGCCACCGGCAGCCATGGCGGCGGTACTAGCCCTGGCCCAATCACTGGCTTCGGTGATGCCTGAGGCTCAAGGGCAGGGCGGGAGCGTGGCCCTGGCTGGCGGTGGGGTTGTGGCGAGTGGGGCAGGTGTGTCAGGGACCACGAGGCCccacatggcagagtgcgcagcaggcccgTCCCTCTCGGATGGCGGGTCGCGCGAGATGTTCTCCTCCAGCTCATCGGAGGAGGAGGagtgcggccgccatcttggagggagggtcaGAGGTCCGGAGGACACCGCCCGCGACCGGagcggcccaggtaacttggggaggctcccgGTCGCAGGCGGGGCGGCAGAGGGCAGCGCACAGCGGAGGCGGCAGGACTTACCGGTCGTCATTAGGGCGGCTGGGGCGGCAGGATCTCAGCAGCGCGGCGAGGAGGCGAGGCCTAGTACAAGCGCGCATGCGCACACGAGTACTGATGGGCCTGTAGTGTGGGCGCAGGAGCGCCAAGGCCTGGTGGAGGCTGGCTGGAGGTGTGAGTCTGTGGGGTTGAGAGCTGTGGGGCCTACGCAGACGGCGCAGGCAGACATGAGTCGCGGAGGTACAGGCGCGCAGGCGCAAGGGAGGCATAGAGCTAGCGGTCATGTGAGAGTGTCTGGAGCTGGAAGGGGCATGAATATGAGCAGCAATACTGTGAGAGTCATGGAAGCCAGCAGTGGCAGGAGTATGGGGGATGTCACTGGGGGCAGAGGGAGgacacatgcggggataacgcatgtcaGTGCACATGGGTCACAGTGTGTTACGGTTGGTGAggatgtgtatgggtgtatggtGCCTGGGAATATGAGGCTTGGTGGTGACAGGCCAGGAGTTGCGGGGGGTAGGCCTGAGGCACCGCAGACTGCACTGGGGCAAGAGGCAATGATACAGAGAGCTGTGGAGATTGCGCTGCGTGAGATGGCCAGGCAGCAGGCCCCTCAAGGGTTTAGTGCTCATGCCCAGGAGGGGCCTGGGCAAGAACTGTTGATTAGAAGGGCTGTGGTTGCAGCTCTGGGGATGGACGCTGGGGGGGATCTCAGGGTGGAGGGGAGGAATCGCTCTTTTGACGCTCCACCCGttgcccagagtactccccaagttaattTGTCTCCCCAGGTATCGAGTAGGAATACTTCCACAATGGCAGCAGAAGCATCCAGTGCGCTAGTGGTGGCAGGACAGTGCACAGAGCAAAGAGAGCAGGCCGGATCTTCGTCCCAGGCACCCATCGAAGCAGACCGCTCGGGAAGTTGTGAGTACTATGCACCACACACACTGCACGCTGACACAGGGTCCTCATCTAGTGTTTCAGGTTCAGATAGTGGGGAGGACCTGGGGCTGGTTGGAAAGGGTCAGCGTAGAATGTTTTGTTGGATCAAGAAGATGGCGGCAGGGCAGGCGAAGGAGAGGGACAGGGCGCCAGGACCCGCTGAAGGGGTCCAAGGGCCCGCAGGGCCTGGGGGCGCCCCCCCTGGGGCCGCGGTGCCTCGTAAGGTGGCGGCTCAGGGAGACACGTACCCGTGTTTGGTGCATTCCCTGTACGGGCACCTCAAGGCGAAAACAGTGAAGAAAATACAGGAGGGTCGTTACGTTAATGTCTTTGACCTCTCACTGGACGCGTTTAGGGCGAAAGAAAGGGCCCAAGATGGGGCAGGGCCCAAAAAAAAGTGCGCAGGCCTGAAACATACGAGGAGTGGCTGA